From the genome of Tsukamurella pulmonis:
GCGGTGGCCGACGACGCCCTCGACCTCGACAACGCCGCGTTCGACGAGGCGGTCCGCAGCGCCGCGGCCGCACTGCGCGCCGCCGGGATCGGCCACGGCGACGTCGTCGCGGTGAAGCTGCCGAACACCGCACTGCTCGTGGTGACGCTCTTCGCCGCCTGGCGCCTGGGCGCCGCCGCGACGCCGATCAATCCGTACCTGGCGCGCCCCGAGGTCGAGTACCAGGTGCGCGACGCCGGCGCCTCGGTGCTCGTCACCGACGCCGACTCCCCCGCCGGTGTCACCGTCATCGCCGCGGATGCGCTCCTGGGCCACGCGCCCGAGACCGTCGAGACCGTCGCGGCGCGCGAGGACCTGGCGCTGCTGATCTACACCTCCGGCACCACCGGGCGTCCCAAGGGCGTGATGCTCGATCACGCGAACCTGCTCGCGATGAGCGAGATGTCAACGGCCGCCTTCGCGTTCGACGAGAACGACCACAGCCTGCTGATCCTGCCGCTGTTCCACGTCAACGCGATCGTCGTCTCCACCCTCAACCCGCTGCGAGGCGGCGGCCGGGTGACCATCGCCGGCCGGTTCGACCCGCGCACCTTCTTCCAGGTCCTCGAGGAGACCGGCGCGACGTACTTCTCCGCGGTCCCGACGATCTACACGATGCTCAACGGCCTGCCGCCCGAAGTCCGTCCGAACCTGCCCCGCATGCGTTTCGGCGTCTGCGGCGCCGCGCCCGCGAGCCGGGAACTGCTGGAGGGGTTCGAGGCCCGCTTCGGCTTCCCGCTGATCGAGGGCTACGGGCTGTCCGAGTGCACGTGCGCCGCCACGTGCAACCCGCTCGACGGTGTCCGCAAGGTCGGCAGCGTCGGGGTGGCACTGCCCGGTCAGCGCATCCGGATCGCCGGGCCGGACGGTGCCGAGCTCCCGGCCGGCAAGCCGGGCGAGGTGCTGCTCGCGGGGCCGAACATCATGCGCGGCTACCTCGGACGCCCCGAGGAGACGGCCCGGACCGTTGTCGACGGATGGCTGCACACGGGCGACGTCGGCATCCTCGACGAGGACGGCTACCTCCGCATCGTGGACCGCGCGAAGGACATGATCATCCGCGGCGGGGAGAACATC
Proteins encoded in this window:
- a CDS encoding class I adenylate-forming enzyme family protein translates to MTFDLTTFAHLPAARAAAAPQAPAVADDALDLDNAAFDEAVRSAAAALRAAGIGHGDVVAVKLPNTALLVVTLFAAWRLGAAATPINPYLARPEVEYQVRDAGASVLVTDADSPAGVTVIAADALLGHAPETVETVAAREDLALLIYTSGTTGRPKGVMLDHANLLAMSEMSTAAFAFDENDHSLLILPLFHVNAIVVSTLNPLRGGGRVTIAGRFDPRTFFQVLEETGATYFSAVPTIYTMLNGLPPEVRPNLPRMRFGVCGAAPASRELLEGFEARFGFPLIEGYGLSECTCAATCNPLDGVRKVGSVGVALPGQRIRIAGPDGAELPAGKPGEVLLAGPNIMRGYLGRPEETARTVVDGWLHTGDVGILDEDGYLRIVDRAKDMIIRGGENIYPKEIETAVYGVHGVAEAAVIGRPDAKYGELPVLYLSAAPGAQLDIDTVAAHAREQLAKYKQPVAITLLDALPKNPVGKIDKPALRRLDAAAAGPSA